The Miscanthus floridulus cultivar M001 chromosome 17, ASM1932011v1, whole genome shotgun sequence genome has a window encoding:
- the LOC136516570 gene encoding uncharacterized protein codes for MEVETMLEDDVFFAELSKRISLLITDDDEGGADFAAAAQFIPASAAAAPLPGFASSRGAHVPSQQQDWGASSLLAPPAYALYHHGAGYAGAAAAWQQLQQCGSKGTGVFIPRSTPGSAHPKKKGKNRGAAAAAKAAGRRAGGAGSRGASQESRLISTSRP; via the exons atggaggtggagacgatgCTGGAGGACGACGTGTTCTTCGCCGAGCTCAGCAAGCGGATATCGCTGCTCATCACCGACGACGACGAGGGCGGCGCGGacttcgccgccgccgcgcagttcatccccgcctccgccgccgccgcgcccctcCCG GGGTTCGCATCATCGCGCGGCGCCCATGTGCCGTCGCAGCAGCAGGATTGGGGCGCGTCGTCGTTGCTGGCGCCACCGGCCTACGCGTTGTACCACCACGGTGCAGGCTAcgccggggcggcggcggcgtggcagcAGCTGCAGCAGTGCGGCAGCAAGGGCACCGGCGTGTTCATCCCGCGGTCCACGCCCGGGTCCGCGCACCCCAAGAAGAAGGGCAAGAACAggggcgccgccgctgccgccaaggccgccggccgccgcgcggGCGGCGCAGGCAGCCGGGGCGCCAGTCAAGAATCGCGTCTGATTTCGACTTCTCGACCGTGA